A genomic window from Haladaptatus caseinilyticus includes:
- a CDS encoding alpha/beta hydrolase, producing the protein MTRLPRRQYLKSTATIATGLGVLGTAGLASSHGYSIVSTRGHYNGEGDLEPGYSRTDYETDGSVPGVDTGCASELTVHVHGYDNDRQAALNNFDEAYHNLTGAGYGGEVAGFSWDSNAPDKYDGNDWGGFGTGQEIAQKNGYALAQFALDYKYACPNGDFRITCHSLGAQVVLNALRILDSNSYWDDGYYRFDSVHFLGAAQDNEAPTMEWPETYYAILNETVATFNYHSDDDSTLQNLYWPREFDRALGETGYEDGNDVPSNYVENDVTSQVGSDHSSYMVNCADEIVYHMAYDSSYS; encoded by the coding sequence ATGACACGATTACCACGCAGACAGTACCTGAAGAGTACAGCAACAATAGCAACCGGACTCGGCGTCCTCGGCACCGCCGGACTCGCATCGTCACACGGCTATTCGATCGTTTCGACCAGAGGCCACTACAACGGCGAAGGCGACCTCGAACCCGGATATTCACGAACCGACTACGAAACCGATGGAAGCGTCCCCGGCGTCGATACGGGATGTGCCAGCGAACTGACCGTCCACGTTCACGGCTACGACAACGACAGACAAGCCGCACTGAACAACTTCGACGAAGCGTACCACAACCTGACCGGCGCAGGCTACGGCGGGGAAGTCGCCGGTTTCTCGTGGGACTCGAACGCGCCGGACAAGTACGACGGGAACGATTGGGGCGGGTTCGGTACGGGCCAGGAAATCGCACAGAAAAACGGCTACGCACTCGCGCAGTTCGCGTTGGATTACAAGTATGCCTGTCCGAACGGCGACTTCAGAATCACCTGTCACTCGCTCGGTGCGCAGGTCGTCCTCAACGCGCTTCGAATCCTGGATTCGAACTCCTACTGGGACGACGGGTACTACCGATTCGACAGCGTCCACTTCCTCGGCGCGGCACAGGACAACGAAGCGCCGACGATGGAGTGGCCGGAGACCTACTACGCCATCCTGAACGAAACCGTCGCCACGTTCAACTACCACAGCGACGACGATAGCACGCTCCAGAACCTCTACTGGCCGCGGGAGTTCGACCGCGCGCTCGGCGAAACGGGTTACGAGGATGGAAACGACGTTCCGAGTAACTACGTCGAAAACGACGTTACCTCGCA
- a CDS encoding 50S ribosomal protein L44e → MQMPRRFNTYCPHCHTHHEHEVEKVRSGRRTGMKWDARQQKRGKAVIGNAGGFSKVPGGDKPTKKTDLKYRCSECGKAHLRPGWRAGRLEFQE, encoded by the coding sequence ATGCAGATGCCACGACGCTTTAACACGTACTGCCCGCATTGTCACACCCACCACGAACACGAAGTCGAAAAGGTTCGTTCAGGCCGACGAACCGGAATGAAGTGGGACGCCCGCCAGCAGAAACGCGGCAAAGCCGTTATCGGTAACGCTGGTGGTTTCTCCAAGGTTCCCGGTGGAGACAAACCGACGAAGAAAACGGACCTCAAATACCGCTGCAGCGAGTGCGGCAAGGCTCACCTCCGTCCGGGATGGCGCGCCGGCCGACTCGAATTCCAGGAGTAG
- a CDS encoding 30S ribosomal protein S27e, with the protein MAGNFHTVQCPDCENEQTVFSKAASEVNCVVCGHRLASPTGGKAKIDGDVTETVASR; encoded by the coding sequence ATGGCAGGAAATTTCCACACGGTTCAGTGCCCGGATTGTGAGAACGAACAGACGGTCTTCAGCAAGGCCGCGAGCGAAGTCAATTGCGTCGTCTGCGGTCACCGCCTCGCCTCGCCAACCGGCGGCAAGGCTAAAATCGACGGCGACGTTACAGAGACAGTAGCATCCCGATGA
- a CDS encoding translation initiation factor IF-2 subunit alpha has translation MKYSGWPEPGELVVGKVDEIEDFGVFIDLEEYEDKRGLVHVSEVASGWIKNVRDHVTVGQTVVCKVFDVDESSQQIDLSIKDVNEHQHSDKIQDWKNEQKADKWMSLAFGEGMTDEQYTQIANELYSEFGSIYDGFEQAAIHGSEALENTELSDEEIDSLVETARENVSVPYVNVTGYVDLRSPGKNGVDGIKEALKAAEGNGDIPDEVELDVTYVGAPEYRIKVRAPNYKTAEAQLEESVTRAKVAMDDVGGTADFHRERHTEDE, from the coding sequence ATGAAATACAGTGGCTGGCCCGAACCTGGCGAACTCGTCGTCGGTAAGGTCGATGAGATAGAGGATTTCGGGGTCTTCATTGACCTCGAAGAGTACGAGGACAAACGTGGACTCGTCCACGTCAGCGAAGTCGCCAGCGGCTGGATCAAAAACGTCCGAGACCACGTTACCGTGGGACAAACAGTCGTCTGTAAAGTGTTCGACGTCGATGAGAGCTCCCAACAGATAGACCTCTCCATCAAGGACGTCAACGAACACCAGCACAGCGACAAGATTCAGGACTGGAAGAACGAACAAAAAGCGGATAAATGGATGTCCCTCGCGTTCGGCGAGGGGATGACCGACGAGCAGTATACGCAGATCGCGAACGAACTGTACTCCGAGTTCGGTAGCATCTACGACGGTTTCGAGCAGGCCGCTATCCACGGTTCCGAAGCGCTCGAGAACACCGAACTCTCGGACGAGGAAATCGACTCCCTCGTCGAAACTGCACGGGAAAACGTCTCGGTTCCGTACGTCAACGTAACCGGCTACGTCGATCTCCGGAGTCCGGGGAAAAACGGCGTTGATGGTATCAAAGAGGCCCTGAAGGCTGCCGAAGGAAACGGCGACATACCCGACGAAGTCGAACTCGACGTGACGTACGTCGGTGCGCCCGAGTACCGAATCAAAGTCAGGGCACCGAACTACAAAACCGCGGAGGCGCAACTCGAAGAGAGCGTCACCCGCGCCAAAGTCGCCATGGACGACGTGGGTGGAACCGCCGACTTCCACCGCGAACGCCACACCGAAGACGAATGA
- a CDS encoding RNA-protein complex protein Nop10, with the protein MKSDIRVCSAWEAEHDRPVYTLSTTCPDCGAEAINSAPAPFDPADPYGEYRRALKRRARD; encoded by the coding sequence ATGAAATCCGATATCCGGGTGTGTTCTGCGTGGGAGGCAGAGCACGACCGGCCGGTGTACACCCTTTCTACGACCTGCCCGGACTGCGGAGCGGAGGCGATAAACAGCGCACCTGCCCCGTTCGACCCGGCTGACCCTTACGGCGAGTACCGACGCGCTCTTAAGCGGCGCGCCCGCGACTAA
- a CDS encoding proteasome assembly chaperone family protein has product MDEVDIEVVADPTLESPVLIEGLPGVGHVGKLVAEHLLEEKESELVRRVYSEYLPPQVSVEDDGTTELVCIELYALTLNERDVLVLTGDYQAQDNAGHYRLTNAFLDISEEFGVERLFALGGVPTGELIEEYAVLGAATNAEFVDELESVDVEFREDEPAGGIVGTSGLLLGLGGRRGIDGACLMGETSGYLVDPKSAQSVLEVLQNVLGFEVGFGSLEERAEEMEEVVGKIEEMEAQQNAVATDDDLRYIG; this is encoded by the coding sequence ATGGACGAAGTTGATATCGAAGTAGTCGCGGATCCGACGCTGGAGTCGCCAGTTCTCATCGAAGGATTGCCCGGCGTCGGTCACGTCGGCAAACTCGTCGCCGAACATCTACTCGAAGAGAAAGAGAGTGAACTCGTCCGGCGAGTGTACTCCGAGTACCTGCCACCACAAGTGAGCGTCGAGGACGACGGTACGACCGAGTTGGTTTGTATCGAACTCTACGCGCTGACGCTAAACGAACGAGACGTGCTCGTGCTGACCGGCGACTATCAGGCTCAGGATAACGCGGGCCACTATCGTCTCACAAACGCGTTCCTCGACATCTCCGAGGAGTTCGGCGTCGAGCGTCTGTTCGCGCTTGGTGGCGTTCCAACGGGTGAACTGATCGAAGAGTACGCCGTCTTGGGTGCGGCAACGAACGCGGAGTTCGTGGACGAACTCGAATCGGTCGATGTAGAGTTTCGAGAGGACGAACCCGCTGGGGGTATCGTAGGAACGAGCGGACTGCTGCTTGGACTCGGCGGCCGTCGCGGTATCGATGGTGCCTGTCTGATGGGTGAGACGAGCGGGTATCTCGTTGACCCGAAAAGCGCACAGTCAGTGCTCGAAGTGCTACAGAACGTGCTCGGATTCGAGGTCGGTTTCGGTTCGCTCGAAGAGCGTGCCGAGGAGATGGAAGAGGTCGTCGGAAAGATCGAGGAGATGGAAGCCCAGCAGAATGCGGTTGCAACCGACGACGACCTCCGGTATATCGGTTAA
- a CDS encoding DUF7344 domain-containing protein, with translation MKLTEPATEQELDESQIHNVLRNDRRREAIRHLRESGGSLTVDDLAEHIATLETDESPAPRNVRKSVYVSLHQTHLPKLNDLSIVEYDQRSKELTLKDRVREVEVYMEVVPQHDVSWATYYLGLGLLQSVVLLAAEFELFSVRMFDFEFWTWFFLTFFVASALYHVYKGQEKSLF, from the coding sequence ATGAAACTCACCGAACCGGCGACGGAGCAGGAACTTGACGAGAGCCAGATTCACAACGTCTTACGGAACGATAGGCGACGAGAGGCTATTAGACACCTTCGTGAATCCGGCGGATCGCTAACGGTCGATGACCTTGCGGAGCACATCGCAACCCTAGAAACGGATGAGTCACCGGCACCACGCAACGTCAGAAAGAGCGTTTACGTGTCGCTTCACCAAACGCACCTCCCGAAGCTAAACGACCTCAGTATCGTCGAGTACGATCAGCGGTCGAAAGAGCTCACCCTCAAGGACCGTGTTCGAGAGGTCGAGGTGTACATGGAAGTCGTCCCACAGCACGACGTTTCGTGGGCGACGTACTATCTCGGTCTCGGTCTGCTACAATCCGTTGTTCTGCTTGCAGCGGAGTTCGAGCTGTTTTCGGTTCGGATGTTCGACTTCGAGTTCTGGACGTGGTTTTTCCTCACGTTCTTCGTAGCCTCCGCCCTCTACCACGTCTATAAAGGTCAGGAAAAATCGCTGTTTTAA
- a CDS encoding J domain-containing protein — translation MPDWLISGLWLSLAVAVVIAGIFVVGARLFPTQQATNATYVFGEVKRRTEIRQYLRAIGEDFAEDHFVAGQHVAFYLPERDVAITFDARAFFRIEKSDTYAVLVEHEMPGHHLGDRLPFETPTLEREADVDTTQAAFAILGVPTCATLSEIKSAYREKVKDVHPDHGGTQEEFQRVREAYTTAKNHVG, via the coding sequence ATGCCCGACTGGCTGATCTCCGGGTTGTGGCTCTCGCTAGCTGTCGCCGTCGTCATCGCTGGTATCTTCGTCGTGGGGGCGCGTCTCTTCCCGACACAGCAGGCGACGAACGCGACCTACGTGTTCGGCGAGGTGAAGCGCCGAACCGAAATTCGACAGTATCTGCGAGCCATCGGTGAGGACTTCGCCGAAGACCACTTCGTCGCAGGTCAACACGTCGCCTTCTATCTCCCGGAGCGTGACGTCGCCATCACGTTCGATGCTCGGGCGTTCTTTCGCATCGAGAAGTCGGACACCTATGCAGTCCTGGTCGAACACGAGATGCCGGGTCATCATCTCGGCGACCGACTCCCGTTCGAGACGCCTACGTTGGAACGGGAAGCCGATGTGGACACGACACAGGCGGCGTTCGCCATTCTTGGCGTTCCTACGTGTGCAACCCTTTCGGAAATAAAATCCGCCTATCGTGAGAAGGTAAAGGACGTGCATCCCGACCATGGCGGTACGCAGGAGGAGTTTCAACGCGTCCGCGAAGCCTACACTACTGCCAAAAATCACGTGGGCTGA
- a CDS encoding DUF7839 domain-containing protein encodes MADVLEDKRAATRFRILAEIADRQPAVSQGEIADVVGVTSQAVSEYTRGLVADGLVEKEGRSRYSVTKEGVDWLLQSATDVRRFADHVTDDILGNVGEDAAIATTDIEEGTTVTLSLQDGLLHATPGDEGPATGIATTDATEGTEVGVTEFEGIIDLEPGRVTVYQIPPVRSGGSNAVDSDALAVACEGEAVLAATGVEAVVALRSAGVKPDTTFASGAVAAEAAERGLDVVIVATSDSVGRVTDALRDAGVAYEVANVD; translated from the coding sequence ATGGCCGACGTGTTGGAGGACAAGCGTGCCGCAACACGGTTTCGCATCCTCGCCGAAATTGCGGACCGTCAACCGGCGGTGAGTCAGGGCGAAATCGCAGACGTCGTCGGCGTTACGAGCCAAGCCGTCAGCGAATACACCCGAGGGCTCGTCGCCGACGGATTGGTCGAAAAGGAAGGTCGCTCGCGCTACAGCGTAACGAAAGAGGGCGTCGATTGGCTTTTGCAGTCCGCAACCGACGTGCGTCGGTTTGCGGACCACGTCACCGACGACATCCTCGGGAACGTCGGTGAAGACGCCGCCATAGCGACGACCGACATCGAAGAGGGGACGACGGTGACTCTCTCCCTCCAAGACGGGTTGTTGCACGCTACACCCGGGGATGAAGGCCCGGCGACTGGCATTGCAACGACCGACGCGACCGAGGGGACGGAAGTCGGTGTCACGGAGTTCGAGGGTATCATCGACCTCGAACCGGGTCGAGTGACAGTGTACCAGATTCCACCCGTTCGCTCCGGCGGAAGTAATGCGGTCGATTCGGACGCACTCGCCGTTGCGTGCGAGGGCGAAGCCGTCCTCGCTGCGACGGGTGTCGAGGCTGTCGTCGCCCTTCGCTCCGCTGGCGTGAAACCGGATACGACGTTTGCATCGGGAGCGGTCGCGGCGGAGGCCGCAGAACGCGGACTCGACGTCGTCATCGTCGCAACCTCCGACAGCGTCGGTCGTGTCACCGACGCGCTTCGTGACGCCGGAGTCGCGTACGAAGTGGCGAACGTCGACTAA
- the artA gene encoding archaeosortase A has product MTAVVPDALPDVLAWLVIASFITTAALERYDRKIARTVGAGAWILFGLFWGVLFPRFAFEMKSFVEGALTLAAVPLCIYAGYQLYSGRDTLFVLSRAIAAMGIIYVPFSSIEFLRQWLVELVSYQTNVVIEALGYDPEFTIAEQNGYHSAFIFTDETGHTYYTYLVLACTGIGSMSIFGGLIAAVKAPLRRKLKAFTIAVSIIWVLNVARNVFIALAFGNQWFQFFVGPITSLAGYADPGMVSFFIADRVLSQLLAVVALVAILWLVLRDLPELLTVIEDVAYLVTGNEYDLRRTVRTDGGR; this is encoded by the coding sequence GTGACCGCAGTCGTCCCCGACGCTCTCCCTGACGTGCTCGCGTGGTTGGTTATTGCATCGTTCATCACAACCGCGGCACTCGAACGGTACGACCGCAAGATCGCTCGCACTGTCGGTGCCGGAGCCTGGATACTGTTCGGCCTGTTTTGGGGCGTGCTCTTTCCGCGGTTTGCCTTCGAAATGAAGAGTTTCGTGGAGGGTGCCCTCACCCTCGCGGCAGTGCCGCTGTGTATCTACGCTGGATATCAGCTCTATTCGGGTCGCGACACGCTGTTCGTTCTCTCACGTGCAATCGCGGCGATGGGAATCATCTACGTTCCTTTTTCCAGTATCGAGTTTCTCCGCCAATGGCTCGTCGAGCTTGTGAGCTACCAGACGAACGTCGTTATCGAAGCGCTCGGCTACGATCCCGAGTTCACGATTGCTGAGCAGAACGGCTATCACAGCGCGTTCATCTTCACTGACGAGACGGGGCACACCTACTACACATATCTCGTGCTCGCCTGTACTGGAATCGGAAGCATGAGCATTTTCGGCGGCCTCATTGCCGCGGTCAAGGCACCCCTCAGACGGAAGCTCAAGGCGTTCACGATCGCTGTCTCTATCATCTGGGTGCTGAACGTCGCTCGAAACGTCTTTATCGCGCTGGCCTTCGGCAACCAATGGTTCCAGTTCTTCGTCGGCCCCATCACGTCGCTCGCTGGCTACGCGGATCCCGGCATGGTATCGTTTTTCATCGCCGACCGGGTGCTCTCGCAACTACTCGCAGTGGTTGCTTTGGTCGCGATCCTCTGGTTGGTCCTCCGTGACCTGCCGGAACTGCTGACGGTCATCGAGGACGTGGCCTATCTCGTCACGGGGAACGAATACGACCTCCGTCGAACGGTTCGAACCGATGGAGGACGCTGA
- a CDS encoding metallophosphoesterase, translating into MEDAEFADRGVYLPEADALVIADLHLGRDATSNVSLPLGERADLTSRFETLLDRFSPEEVVLAGDVLHAFDRLPDEARETFDDLQNLAADAGADFVPVLGNHDSRLADLTDPSDEYRLGDGTLVCHGHEVSESVAPRYVVGHDHPAIEIEGKRRPCYLWGPETFRDSDVLVLPAFTRFASGAVVNDMCGSDFQTPFVTSANSFQPIVRDDDADETYRFPPFGEFRELL; encoded by the coding sequence ATGGAGGACGCTGAGTTCGCGGACCGGGGAGTCTACCTTCCCGAAGCGGACGCGCTCGTTATCGCGGACCTCCATCTCGGCAGGGACGCCACGTCGAACGTCTCGCTCCCACTCGGCGAGCGTGCTGACTTGACCTCCAGGTTCGAAACCCTCCTCGACCGGTTTTCGCCCGAAGAGGTCGTCCTCGCGGGCGACGTGCTTCACGCCTTCGACCGACTTCCCGACGAAGCGAGAGAAACCTTCGACGACCTTCAAAATCTCGCAGCGGATGCTGGTGCGGATTTCGTCCCAGTTCTTGGCAACCACGATTCACGGCTCGCCGACCTGACCGACCCCTCCGACGAGTATCGCCTCGGGGACGGAACGCTCGTCTGTCACGGCCACGAGGTATCCGAGTCGGTCGCGCCGCGCTACGTCGTCGGCCACGACCACCCCGCGATAGAAATCGAGGGCAAGCGCCGCCCCTGCTATCTCTGGGGGCCGGAAACCTTCCGCGACTCGGACGTACTCGTCCTCCCGGCGTTCACCCGGTTCGCGAGCGGCGCGGTCGTCAACGACATGTGTGGGAGCGATTTTCAGACGCCCTTCGTCACCAGCGCGAACTCATTTCAGCCAATCGTCCGCGACGACGACGCGGACGAAACGTATCGGTTCCCGCCGTTCGGCGAGTTTCGAGAGCTGTTATGA
- a CDS encoding NAD(P)/FAD-dependent oxidoreductase produces MTTIVVAGAGLAGLVAARHLAELGVDVHVFEREDEAGGRVRTREKGGFLLDRGFQVLFTEYPAAKRELDYDELDLRYFSPGAVLARPGGRSVLADPLRDPKTVFESATNREVSLGDKIRTLRLRRELARKPNREIFDGDDESIEEYLHKRGFSEQFRTRFVGPFYGGITLDRSLSTSKKVFEFTFKMLSTGRTAIPTDGMGAISEQLADNARKAGAKIEFGNGVSAVETDGDEAKIEVGGETITADAVVVATDPKSARELTGVDSIPTDARGCVTQYLPHDASLDTGKRILLNVADDAPNEIVPLSAVAPEYAPDDRELLSATFLGTSEKSDDELAETVRGTLQAWYPERTFSNLEHLHTDRIEFAQFAQPPGVFDSLPSNRTGRKSVYLAGEFTEASSLNAAMESGRKAARAVYEDL; encoded by the coding sequence ATGACTACTATCGTCGTCGCCGGGGCGGGACTCGCGGGACTCGTTGCCGCCCGCCATCTCGCTGAACTGGGCGTGGACGTCCACGTGTTCGAACGTGAGGACGAGGCCGGTGGCCGAGTCCGAACCCGAGAGAAGGGCGGTTTTCTCCTCGACAGGGGATTTCAGGTACTCTTCACCGAGTATCCCGCCGCGAAGCGCGAACTCGATTACGATGAGCTCGATTTGCGGTACTTTTCCCCCGGTGCGGTGCTGGCCCGTCCAGGTGGTCGGTCGGTGCTAGCCGACCCGCTCCGCGACCCCAAAACGGTGTTCGAATCGGCAACAAACCGCGAGGTGAGCCTTGGCGACAAAATCAGAACCCTGCGACTCCGGCGGGAACTCGCCCGGAAACCGAACCGCGAGATTTTCGACGGGGACGACGAATCCATCGAAGAATACCTCCACAAACGAGGATTTTCGGAGCAGTTCCGAACTCGCTTCGTCGGGCCGTTTTACGGCGGTATCACGCTCGACAGGTCGCTTTCGACCTCGAAGAAGGTGTTCGAGTTTACGTTCAAGATGCTTTCCACCGGTCGAACCGCGATTCCGACAGATGGAATGGGCGCGATTTCCGAACAGTTGGCCGACAACGCACGGAAAGCAGGCGCAAAAATAGAGTTCGGAAACGGCGTCTCCGCGGTCGAAACGGACGGCGACGAGGCGAAGATCGAAGTCGGCGGTGAAACCATCACCGCCGACGCTGTCGTCGTCGCGACCGACCCGAAATCCGCCCGTGAGTTGACCGGCGTTGATTCGATTCCGACCGACGCTCGCGGCTGCGTGACGCAATATCTCCCCCACGATGCGTCACTCGATACGGGAAAACGTATCCTACTCAACGTCGCGGACGACGCGCCGAACGAAATCGTTCCGCTATCCGCAGTGGCTCCGGAGTACGCACCTGACGACCGAGAACTGCTCTCTGCGACGTTTCTCGGAACATCGGAGAAATCGGATGACGAACTCGCCGAGACGGTTCGGGGGACGCTCCAAGCGTGGTATCCGGAGCGAACGTTTTCCAACCTCGAACATCTTCACACCGACAGAATCGAGTTCGCCCAGTTCGCCCAACCGCCGGGCGTTTTCGACTCGCTACCAAGCAATCGAACCGGTCGGAAATCGGTATATCTCGCGGGCGAGTTCACCGAAGCGTCATCGCTCAACGCCGCGATGGAGAGCGGTCGAAAAGCCGCACGTGCGGTGTACGAGGATTTGTGA
- a CDS encoding threonine synthase — protein sequence METTDAFIGLTCVDCDGTFDAEVETHRCPDCDSILDPDYDYDAIDLSRSDLESRRFDTMWKYEELLPFTRESSISMDEGATPLVECPNLAEEMGVGRVLLKDEGRNPTGTFKDRGQTMAVTAAAQHGATDVALASAGNAGQAAAAYAARAGLQSHVFLPTRAGFTNKAMVNVHGGDMKVVEGRIGDAGAAYADAMEDEDWYSVKTFVTPYRHEGKKTMLYEIAEQMDWEVPDAIVYPTGGGVGLVGMHKAAKEFRELGLTDDLPAMYAAQSSGCAPIVKAWEEGKDVHEAWETPDTICGGIEIPDPGASPMILDALRESDGGAVATSDEDILDSAVAVAQQEGLEMGATCAAAASGAWELAQQGEFDEDDTVVLLNTGAGNKDDDVLRSHLMGMGV from the coding sequence ATGGAGACGACGGACGCATTCATCGGCTTGACGTGTGTGGATTGCGACGGGACGTTCGACGCGGAGGTCGAAACCCATCGCTGTCCCGACTGTGACAGCATCCTCGACCCGGATTACGATTACGACGCCATCGATCTCTCGCGGAGCGACCTCGAATCCCGTCGGTTCGACACGATGTGGAAGTACGAGGAACTGCTCCCGTTCACCCGAGAATCGTCGATTTCGATGGACGAAGGAGCTACTCCGTTGGTCGAATGCCCGAACCTCGCGGAGGAGATGGGTGTCGGCCGCGTCCTACTCAAGGACGAAGGACGAAATCCGACCGGGACGTTCAAAGACCGCGGCCAGACGATGGCGGTGACGGCGGCGGCACAGCACGGTGCGACCGACGTTGCGCTCGCCTCCGCCGGAAACGCTGGGCAGGCCGCCGCTGCGTACGCCGCCCGTGCCGGTCTCCAATCGCACGTCTTCCTCCCGACGCGCGCCGGATTCACCAACAAAGCGATGGTGAACGTCCACGGCGGCGACATGAAGGTCGTCGAGGGCCGAATCGGCGACGCGGGCGCGGCCTACGCCGACGCGATGGAAGACGAAGACTGGTACTCCGTCAAAACGTTCGTCACGCCCTATCGCCACGAAGGGAAAAAGACGATGCTCTACGAAATCGCCGAGCAGATGGACTGGGAAGTTCCTGACGCAATCGTCTATCCGACCGGCGGCGGAGTGGGACTGGTCGGCATGCACAAGGCCGCAAAGGAGTTCCGCGAACTGGGCTTGACCGACGACCTTCCGGCGATGTACGCCGCCCAGTCCTCCGGTTGTGCCCCAATCGTGAAAGCGTGGGAGGAAGGGAAAGACGTTCATGAAGCATGGGAAACACCGGACACGATTTGCGGCGGTATCGAGATTCCCGACCCCGGTGCGAGTCCGATGATTCTCGACGCCCTGCGCGAGAGCGACGGCGGCGCGGTCGCGACGAGCGACGAGGACATCCTCGATTCGGCTGTCGCGGTCGCCCAGCAGGAAGGACTGGAGATGGGCGCGACCTGTGCTGCCGCCGCGAGCGGCGCGTGGGAACTCGCCCAGCAGGGCGAGTTCGACGAGGATGACACCGTCGTCCTGCTCAACACCGGCGCTGGCAACAAGGACGACGACGTGCTCCGAAGTCACCTGATGGGGATGGGCGTCTAA
- a CDS encoding sodium:solute symporter family protein, which translates to MAVNTVYLVTFSAYLLVVLAVGAWGYTRTNDVEDFWVYGRDLGPWLATWSYVANFVSAVAVVGFIGAIYDVGYAVMAGISFGLMLGISCLYFVVHRVRELNHVTLPDIIADVTGKEWSRPVAAVVLLGNAWLYLIMQLVGASILVTTITGVPYRYMVWVLGFVFIAYTVMGGLVSVAWTDLLQGIVMYAMVVLALVYLTFDLGSLTSINTQFAALDAANTAPLGNGVYTVVGIVGSMVAFFGTVFTSQSNIIRINATRDIETAKFHLAAAGVLLGAFEVILVLLGGATSVALHNAGLAIQNTDRAFPVLITEYLPTEVGAFIILAAMSAILSTTDTRLHATGVTTARDIYGYFAPNAPESKQLDVSRYATIFFGLAATVVAVNPPGAIISLYEFRAVLLTCAFLLPVYAGLYWRGVAGNALVASMVSGTIVGVGLRLAGSPFGIAPTIAGVGVAALTLVGGHVLSTEETDEAVSSAD; encoded by the coding sequence ATGGCGGTCAACACCGTTTATCTGGTCACCTTTTCCGCCTACCTTCTCGTCGTTCTCGCGGTCGGCGCGTGGGGATACACCCGAACGAACGATGTGGAGGACTTCTGGGTCTATGGTCGCGACTTGGGGCCGTGGTTGGCGACGTGGTCGTACGTCGCCAACTTCGTCAGTGCCGTCGCAGTCGTCGGGTTCATCGGTGCGATTTACGACGTCGGCTACGCGGTAATGGCGGGCATCTCGTTCGGCCTCATGCTCGGTATCAGCTGTCTGTACTTCGTCGTTCATCGAGTTCGGGAACTGAATCACGTCACGCTCCCCGACATCATCGCCGACGTGACCGGAAAGGAGTGGTCGCGTCCGGTCGCCGCCGTCGTCCTGCTCGGTAACGCATGGCTCTACCTCATCATGCAGTTGGTCGGCGCGAGTATCCTCGTGACGACCATTACGGGCGTCCCCTACCGCTACATGGTGTGGGTTCTCGGCTTCGTGTTCATCGCCTACACCGTCATGGGCGGCTTGGTAAGTGTCGCATGGACCGATCTCCTGCAGGGTATCGTCATGTACGCGATGGTCGTGCTGGCGCTCGTCTACCTCACATTCGACCTCGGCAGTCTCACGTCCATCAACACGCAGTTCGCCGCGCTCGACGCCGCGAACACCGCGCCCCTCGGAAACGGCGTATACACCGTGGTCGGCATCGTCGGTTCCATGGTCGCCTTCTTCGGAACGGTGTTCACGAGCCAAAGTAACATCATTCGAATCAACGCGACGAGGGACATCGAAACCGCGAAATTCCACCTCGCCGCCGCGGGCGTCCTCCTCGGAGCGTTCGAGGTCATCCTCGTTCTCCTCGGCGGAGCAACGAGCGTCGCGCTCCACAATGCCGGACTCGCGATTCAGAACACCGACCGCGCGTTCCCGGTGCTCATCACGGAGTACCTGCCGACGGAGGTCGGCGCGTTCATCATCCTCGCCGCGATGAGCGCCATCCTTTCGACCACCGACACGCGGCTTCACGCGACCGGAGTCACGACGGCCCGTGACATTTACGGCTATTTCGCCCCGAATGCGCCCGAATCGAAGCAACTCGACGTTTCGCGCTATGCGACGATTTTCTTCGGCCTCGCGGCGACCGTCGTCGCCGTGAATCCGCCGGGGGCGATCATCAGCCTCTACGAATTCCGTGCCGTCCTGCTCACCTGTGCGTTCCTGCTCCCGGTCTACGCTGGTCTGTACTGGCGCGGTGTCGCGGGTAATGCCCTCGTCGCGTCGATGGTGTCCGGCACCATCGTTGGAGTCGGCCTGCGACTCGCCGGGAGTCCGTTCGGCATCGCCCCGACCATCGCGGGTGTGGGCGTAGCAGCGCTGACGCTCGTCGGCGGGCACGTGCTATCGACAGAAGAGACGGATGAAGCGGTTTCGTCGGCCGATTAG